Proteins from a genomic interval of Xylanivirga thermophila:
- a CDS encoding carbohydrate ABC transporter permease, translating into MIKKRITNIIKYLFLAIVALLSLFPLLWMMVSSTNKSVDVITGELLPGTYLAQNFKILLSNTNLTRAFFNSFKNAILATIASLIVCSIAGYGFETYHNKGKDRLMNILLLSMMVPFAAIMIPLFMMFGKANLLDTTLGFILPTISTAFLIFLFRQSTRSFPHDIIEASRIEGLGEFKIFFKMYIPIMRSTYAAAAVVTFMSAWNNYLWPLVILQKPESKTMPLLIADLTAGYVIDYGVLMLAVTISTLPTIIIFLLLQKNFAEGITGSIKE; encoded by the coding sequence ATGATAAAAAAACGCATAACTAATATAATTAAATATTTGTTTCTAGCTATCGTAGCGTTATTATCATTATTTCCATTATTATGGATGATGGTTTCATCTACGAATAAAAGTGTAGATGTTATTACTGGAGAGTTACTACCAGGTACTTATTTAGCTCAAAACTTTAAAATCCTTTTATCTAATACAAATTTAACTCGAGCATTTTTTAACTCATTTAAAAATGCTATTTTAGCGACTATAGCCAGTTTGATTGTATGCTCAATAGCTGGATACGGATTTGAAACATACCACAATAAGGGCAAAGATAGGTTAATGAATATTTTGCTATTATCGATGATGGTTCCTTTTGCAGCTATTATGATTCCATTATTTATGATGTTTGGAAAAGCTAATTTATTAGATACTACATTGGGATTTATTCTTCCTACTATATCAACAGCATTTTTAATATTTTTATTTCGGCAAAGTACTAGATCATTTCCCCATGATATCATTGAAGCATCAAGAATAGAAGGTCTAGGAGAATTTAAAATATTTTTTAAAATGTATATACCGATTATGCGTTCTACTTATGCAGCTGCAGCTGTAGTGACTTTTATGAGTGCATGGAATAATTATTTATGGCCGTTAGTTATTCTCCAAAAACCTGAGAGTAAAACAATGCCTCTTTTAATTGCTGATTTGACAGCTGGGTATGTTATTGATTACGGTGTTTTAATGCTAGCTGTAACTATTAGTACCTTGCCTACGATTATTATTTTTCTTTTATTACAGAAAAATTTTGCAGAAGGTATTACAGGGTCTATAAAAGAATAA
- a CDS encoding ABC transporter substrate-binding protein, translated as MKRFLALLLSLTMILLFVAGCSSDNDSGQTDTTNPSKEASDKEAVIKVWCWDPNFNIYAMDEAAKIYAKINSKAKIDIIETPWDDVQTKLTTALTSGQTGTLPDILLMQDNALIKNVTNYPDAFVDLTDSGIDFSKFAEYKIALSTVKGKNYGVPFDSGVVINALRTDILEEAGYSIDDMTDITWSEYIDIGKEVLEKTKKPLDSTTAGQPDLLMLMLQSAGSWMFDDSGEVFIKDNDVLKEIIDVYVELVKSGVIVEVNDWDQYVSSFNSGTVAGTINGCWIIGSIVPQTDQKGLWQITNIPKLEKAPNATNYSNQGGSSWMVLSSSKNIDTAIDFLSQTFAGSVELYETILPSSGAIATYLPAGDSDVYSEPHEFFGGQKIYSDIIDFAAKVPKVTYGIYNYEARDAIGNAITKIILGADRDDALNEAEEAVKFQMGK; from the coding sequence ATGAAAAGGTTTTTGGCATTGTTATTAAGCTTAACTATGATATTGTTATTTGTAGCAGGGTGTTCTAGTGATAACGATTCGGGCCAAACAGATACTACAAATCCATCTAAAGAAGCTAGTGATAAAGAAGCTGTAATTAAAGTATGGTGTTGGGATCCAAATTTTAATATTTATGCAATGGATGAAGCGGCTAAGATTTATGCAAAGATAAATTCAAAGGCTAAGATTGATATTATTGAAACACCATGGGATGATGTGCAGACAAAATTAACGACAGCACTCACTTCAGGCCAAACGGGTACTTTGCCTGATATACTTCTAATGCAGGATAATGCACTTATTAAAAATGTTACAAACTATCCAGATGCATTTGTTGATTTAACAGATTCAGGGATAGACTTTTCTAAGTTTGCTGAATATAAGATAGCTCTTAGTACTGTAAAGGGCAAAAATTATGGAGTTCCTTTTGACAGTGGAGTTGTAATTAATGCATTAAGAACAGATATTTTAGAGGAAGCAGGATATAGTATTGACGATATGACGGATATTACATGGTCAGAGTATATTGATATAGGTAAAGAAGTTCTTGAAAAAACTAAAAAACCTTTGGATTCTACAACAGCAGGACAACCAGATTTATTAATGCTTATGTTGCAAAGTGCTGGTAGCTGGATGTTTGATGATAGTGGAGAGGTATTTATTAAGGATAATGATGTATTAAAAGAGATAATTGATGTTTATGTAGAACTTGTTAAGAGCGGAGTAATAGTTGAAGTAAATGATTGGGATCAATATGTTAGTTCTTTTAATAGTGGAACGGTAGCAGGTACAATAAATGGCTGCTGGATTATTGGTTCTATTGTACCGCAAACAGATCAAAAAGGTCTTTGGCAAATTACTAATATACCTAAGCTAGAAAAAGCACCTAATGCTACTAATTATAGCAATCAGGGTGGATCTAGCTGGATGGTTTTATCCAGTTCTAAAAATATAGACACAGCAATAGATTTTCTGTCTCAGACTTTTGCAGGTAGTGTAGAATTATATGAAACAATATTACCTTCATCAGGTGCCATTGCTACTTATTTACCTGCTGGTGATAGTGATGTATACTCTGAACCTCATGAATTTTTTGGTGGGCAAAAGATCTATTCGGATATTATCGATTTTGCAGCTAAGGTGCCTAAAGTAACCTATGGCATATATAACTATGAGGCGAGGGATGCTATAGGAAATGCAATTACAAAGATTATATTAGGGGCAGATAGAGATGATGCTTTGAACGAGGCAGAAGAGGCTGTAAAATTCCAGATGGGAAAATGA
- a CDS encoding COG2426 family protein yields MESFLKQLLEFLSVEFTVMLTAALPVIELRGAIPVGIALGLSPIHSTILSFIGSMIPVPILLFSIRPLFNYLKKTKLFRRLIEKITKRSIGKSGKIQKYGFWGLILFVAIPLPGTGVWSGTLAAALLDMRFKLAFPAILIGNTIAAVLIMLLSSGFVNIFAFL; encoded by the coding sequence ATGGAGTCTTTTTTAAAACAACTACTTGAGTTTTTATCAGTGGAATTTACGGTAATGCTAACGGCAGCTTTACCTGTTATAGAGCTTAGGGGGGCAATACCGGTCGGAATTGCCCTAGGATTGTCTCCGATTCATTCGACCATCCTAAGTTTTATCGGCAGTATGATACCGGTACCTATACTTTTGTTTAGTATAAGGCCACTGTTTAATTATTTAAAGAAGACCAAGCTTTTTAGAAGATTAATAGAGAAGATTACCAAGCGCTCCATTGGAAAGAGTGGCAAGATACAAAAGTATGGTTTTTGGGGTCTTATACTATTTGTTGCTATTCCTCTGCCTGGGACTGGAGTATGGAGTGGTACTTTAGCAGCTGCCCTTTTAGATATGCGATTTAAGCTGGCTTTTCCCGCCATACTAATCGGTAATACAATTGCTGCTGTCTTAATAATGCTTTTAAGCAGTGGATTTGTAAATATATTTGCCTTTTTATAG
- a CDS encoding phosphotransferase enzyme family protein, translating to MDSHIMDLLNGVSKNYNLEGKIKEVIPYVNGHINDTFRVKFETDDNRCEEYIFQRINGYVFKEPVKMMNNIKEITLHLHSKQDKTDCDIITFLDNKDGKNYTIYKEGYWRICQFVENSISYETVENPKVLSSAGYAFGRFQYLLSDFPMDRLYNTIPDFHNTKKRLDAFFDMVELDPLGRVKGLEDEIDFFKEHHSLASKLVDMQERGELPIRVTHNDTKYNNILMDRDTSEPLCVIDLDTVMPGLTMYDFGDAIRLR from the coding sequence ATGGACAGTCACATAATGGATTTATTAAATGGAGTAAGTAAAAACTATAATTTGGAAGGAAAAATAAAAGAGGTTATCCCTTATGTAAATGGTCATATCAATGATACATTTCGGGTGAAATTTGAAACCGATGATAATAGATGCGAAGAGTATATATTTCAAAGGATAAATGGTTATGTCTTTAAAGAGCCAGTTAAGATGATGAATAATATCAAGGAAATTACTCTTCATCTCCATTCTAAACAGGATAAAACTGACTGTGATATAATAACCTTTTTGGATAATAAAGATGGTAAAAATTATACTATTTACAAAGAAGGTTATTGGAGAATATGCCAATTCGTGGAGAATTCCATATCCTATGAGACGGTTGAGAATCCCAAGGTTTTAAGCAGTGCAGGATATGCCTTTGGACGTTTCCAGTATCTGTTATCGGATTTTCCGATGGATAGGCTGTACAACACAATACCCGATTTTCATAATACTAAAAAAAGGCTGGATGCATTTTTTGATATGGTAGAGCTTGATCCACTTGGAAGGGTAAAGGGGTTGGAAGATGAGATTGACTTTTTTAAAGAGCATCATTCCCTGGCATCAAAGCTCGTTGATATGCAGGAGAGGGGAGAACTACCCATTAGAGTGACTCATAATGATACCAAATATAATAATATACTTATGGATAGGGATACATCTGAGCCCCTTTGCGTTATAGACCTTGATACAGTGATGCCAGGCCTTACTATGTATGACTTTGGCGATGCCATACGTTTGCGCTAG
- a CDS encoding helix-turn-helix domain-containing protein: MDIGEKLKKLRKERHMTAEELAKIVGISREHLSGIENNLRPVSLSTLTKICDVLGISLYDLFSQDNPQDILTKEQKELLNVAQNLSDVQLKYLNAFLKSLYKDV, from the coding sequence ATGGATATAGGTGAAAAACTAAAAAAACTTCGAAAAGAAAGACACATGACTGCTGAAGAATTAGCAAAAATCGTTGGAATTTCACGTGAACATTTAAGTGGAATTGAAAACAATTTAAGACCCGTTTCACTTTCGACTTTAACAAAAATATGTGATGTCCTTGGTATAAGCCTCTATGATTTGTTTAGTCAGGATAACCCACAAGATATATTAACCAAAGAACAAAAAGAACTACTAAATGTAGCCCAAAATCTATCAGATGTTCAACTAAAATATTTAAATGCGTTTTTAAAAAGTTTATATAAGGATGTATAA
- a CDS encoding helix-turn-helix transcriptional regulator: MFRIKELRKQCGMTQLQLAQKIGISREYLSAVENGHKYPSMALLIKISDILDTSVRDLLEDKLA, encoded by the coding sequence ATGTTCAGAATTAAAGAATTAAGAAAACAATGTGGTATGACCCAATTACAATTAGCTCAAAAAATTGGTATATCGAGAGAATATTTATCTGCAGTTGAAAATGGACACAAATATCCATCTATGGCATTACTAATTAAAATATCAGATATACTAGACACATCTGTAAGAGACTTATTGGAGGATAAACTTGCTTAA
- a CDS encoding carbohydrate ABC transporter permease, whose amino-acid sequence MKNAISLEKKQNITGWAFVLPATIMIFIFYFYPIVKAFILSLQTGVGKNIRFTGFSNYIRLFSDDLFKTSLKNTFIYMLQIPIMLILALILANLLNDENLKCRSFFRTAIFLPCATSLVSYSIIFRSMFALDGLVNALLLKLNFIDKPINWLGDPWRARIIIIIALTWRWTGYNMVFYLSGLQNISTSIYDAAKIDGAGPFTKFFKITIPLLRPMILLTTIMSTNGTLQLFDETKNLTNGGPANATISMSQYIYRLSFEYSPQFGYAAAVSYVVFIMVAILAFIQMKVGDKR is encoded by the coding sequence TTGAAGAATGCAATAAGTTTAGAAAAAAAACAAAATATTACAGGATGGGCTTTTGTATTGCCAGCAACAATTATGATCTTCATTTTTTATTTTTATCCCATCGTTAAGGCTTTTATATTATCATTGCAGACGGGTGTTGGAAAAAACATTAGGTTCACCGGATTTTCTAACTATATAAGGTTATTTTCCGATGATTTATTTAAAACTTCATTAAAAAATACCTTTATTTATATGTTACAGATTCCAATAATGTTAATATTAGCTTTGATCCTGGCAAACTTATTGAACGATGAAAATTTAAAATGTAGAAGTTTTTTTCGAACGGCAATTTTTTTACCATGTGCAACATCATTAGTATCATATTCTATTATTTTTAGATCAATGTTTGCTTTAGATGGCCTTGTAAATGCACTTTTGCTTAAGCTTAATTTTATTGATAAACCAATTAACTGGCTTGGAGATCCATGGAGAGCTAGAATAATAATCATTATAGCCCTGACATGGAGATGGACTGGTTATAATATGGTGTTTTATTTATCTGGGTTACAAAATATAAGTACATCTATTTATGATGCGGCGAAAATTGATGGTGCAGGGCCATTTACCAAGTTTTTTAAAATTACAATTCCATTATTAAGGCCCATGATTCTTTTAACAACAATTATGTCTACCAATGGCACATTACAATTATTTGATGAAACAAAAAACTTGACCAATGGTGGCCCGGCAAATGCAACTATTTCTATGTCGCAGTATATATACAGATTATCATTTGAATATTCACCTCAATTTGGTTATGCTGCTGCAGTTTCATATGTTGTGTTTATTATGGTTGCTATCTTAGCATTTATTCAAATGAAAGTAGGTGATAAGAGATGA